aattttaaaaaaataaatatgtaacaGATTTGCAATTTGCAATAGGTTTTTTGGAACTGCAGATTTTTAGTGCTAATTGACCGAAATGACTACATTTGAGAATAATTCAATAGTGTTGCTTATCTCAGTTTATATTCAATATACCATAGAAACTAATCCTATTATCAGGTCATGGATTGGACAATATGGTCGAAGTTTTTACATAATTCATATCAGTTTGAAAGCTTTTAATAGCTAAGAGCatccaatcaaaaaaaaaggcacaATCCATTAATTTAAAATCTGATCGAAGCATGCAAATTAGGACAACAAGGCAAGATACGTTTTGCATATTGTATATAAATCATTGCAAAACACTCATCACATTCCACTGAACATGTCTCCCCTCTCAACTCCATCCTTTTTAAATTGCTTGCtgttcttttaaatttattttcttataataGCTTTTAAAGACGTCTCAATAATTTTAACGTGTttttaacttaaaggcatcacccaacgaatatggggtttcaagtgggttgcgcctatacggggtcgtagattatggtgaggatggtgattccgtgcatttcttcctaactgccgaaaaaaacggcccggaagatgcggcttcgagcgttacgGGCCGCtgtttcctacaacgagttcgattggagcgtgccagccatGCGCGAGCgttgcatcttccgggtcgtttccGGACTTCCgtacggaatcatcctcctcctccggaagtcattgtataggccacttACACGTTCGCAGACATCAaaccattctgaattgaaatgaacgttgtTGCGCATCCCAACCGGATTGCTCAAAGCCAGTCTCTTTACCCTTTAAGGGAATAGTATCCTTGAGGGAATGGTGCATCCTCCAAATCCATATTTCAAAACTTTCGAATTTAAATGAGCaaaattcaaacatttcattttcgAATCCTGCTACTCGAACAGCTCCACTGACAAAACGGAAAGTCCTCGCCAGCAACTTGAGGGGGTGAATACTTCAGGTTCCGAAATTGTGATGCATTGTGTTATTCCGTGAGATCATGTGCTTTCAAAACTACCTGGACTAAAAGATAAGACTACTTCTTTACACTGACGGAGGAAGAGAGGATAGTTTTTAAAGAGAAGGCAATGCCaaatgtagaagaaataagaaatgaaatgtcaaatgtagaagaaatatacaaaaaatatacaaaatatacaaataaaagtacaaaaaaaaactatacagCTGATGAAAGGTCAAAAACCAATGAGATCCCAGACGTGAGGAAAGAAGAGAGCATGTTTTATTTCCGTGTAGGATTCTTTCTTTATGATTGTCCGTTCAtgtttccgaaaaaattaattgatcCTGTGCTTCACTTCCGAAGATTACTTATTATACGAATaaataatggttttttttctattggatGGATTTCATGAACAATTTTCTAATTAGCTGAAAAGGAGTGGCATGGTTTTGAAGGAGAACTGTTGTAGgttgaattgaaattggaaGTGGAAATTCTCCATGAGGTTTCTATtgtgcattttattttctgcatttctaaTAACTGCACTGAAATCTGCAATCGCCAAAGATGTCTACGGTAAGGAATTTTCGTTGATGACTTCGCTACAGTAACTGACGAACCACAATCCACTTCTTAAATTCAGATCCAACTACATGCGGTCTACCTGGACCTGGCTTCAAGGGTAATGAATTGAAAGCGTAAGTCACGAAAACGATtttaaaagcagaaaaaggagagatttTTAATGTTGACAATACATGTAGATAGGATTTAGGACATAAGTTGTAAATCACACGGGAAATGAGAAATTACTCCTACCGTTAAAATAGGGCTCAGTTCACCTGACAAGGCAATTCTTTACATCCATAAGGTTGACTACTTCTACTCTTTCCTCTAAGACAAGTCAAGGTGGAGTTATGAAGTTTTTCCGAATGAAATTACGAGTTAAGTCTTTATATCGATACGAATGAGGACATCTACCTTACTCCTCCTATTTCTTCTCTAGTATGAGTGTAAAGAGTTATCTCTTTGGGGGATGATAAGGACTCTTTTCAATGGAATTGTAGTTGGTGTTTTGCATTTCCCtgcttttctttgctttcaaattttacctATTAGATTGGGGAATCCGGAAAATGTCCTCTAGACGATGTCTTTAAAGCTACTTTAGACTATTCCTTCCTATTTCCCacgttcgactgtccttgaatgtTAAATACGTAGCcctcttttattgatttgcttgagctatgGCCAAGATTTGTATTGGTATTTATCAGCAGCTAATCTTTCGGCgctttcgccttcgtcagagcctgaaaaaatcAACTCCATTAGTGATTTGTTCTCTCAAGCACTttatcacctacagaaagcatccaaatggtgggcaaactcaaacaacaacaacacaccAACACATTGACATGTGCTTACCTTATTAGCgagacttggtaacgcaacagaacACCACGTGGCACAACTATGATTCGCAAGGGTCCCATCAATTTCTTATGAAAAACCCTTTCTTCGAgtccttctaaaaaaaactcccctgagccacaactacgagtcacaaggatTTTAGAGGGACCTGTCGGAAGGGCTTCTTTACAGGGACCTAACGGAAGGGTTTTTCATTGGAACCTGACGGGACCgttgtgactcatagttgtggcacatggtggtctgttgcgttaccaggTCTAGCTAATCAGGTAAGCACTAGcgaatgtgttgctgtttgagtttacctACCGTTTGAATGCTCTCTATAAGGTGATAAGGCACTTGAGAAAATAAGTCACTAATGGTTTTGATACAAAAGGActtctgctatcggcaacgaaggggAAAAGAAGTGATCTACGACGATTGTGTACTCAAGGACTCTTTGTCCTTAGTTtcctggcacatcgaggagggcCCAAAGGTGGAATACGAGaagctgctcagaggattacgagacTGTGCTGaccgtgcctcgaagccgggCACGACAAAATttgatcgaatttcgaagaccaccaaggagttgttcgaaagaagaagggctttgaggaggtttgatccgaatgcaccgCACATCGAGCGGTTATTAGCAAACACTAGGAGCAGAAAAgtcgttgcaggaggatcttttgaaatacatgcaaaagaatattctggaaccagcacaaagaagaacgagtctaaagaggtgccgcagggatctccgcggataaaatattccgctagcagccttgctgagcgaagacagGACTCGCACCTCTTCTCGTGGtaagatggaaatcattacggagaggttttactcgaaccttttccgttcatcaacttctGTGACAAGCCGGATCATctccactggtgaagctccaccacgtattctcccttcggaaatacgagtcgctatcaagagcatgaaacctggcacagcccccggacctgattttatatcagcagactttcttcgagctggtggccatccacttcatgtgaTCTttgcagcgcacatgacatcctaccctCAGAAActaaggatcccagaccagtggaagacctcgcgaaccgttcttatccataagaaaggtgaccttcggaactaccgtccgatatgcttgctgagcgtgttatacaaagtgttcaccaagatcatcctcacgcgcatttCCAGGACgatggatgaagcccagcctcaagaacaagctggattccgtcaggggttcagctgcttagACCACaaccagaccgtgtcgagggtcatagagatttgccgggaataccgcctgcccattgttctaaccttcgtcgaacATGAGAAAGaatttgacagcgtagaagcgaatgcaatactgtcagcgctgctCGATCAAAGTGTAGACGCTTTgcatgtgaggacattagccaattgctacaaTCGATGACCACTaaaatacagcttttccaccgtcCTCTCActatacccattggaaaggggtacgacaaggcgatactatatcgccaaagctgtttacggctgcattgcaatggataatgaaatcactttcctgggaagaaaggggcatacgtgtttatggaagatttctctcgaacctacgtttcgcggacgacatcgttctcttttcgagcagtaccaaagaagcagaaacgatgctcaacgaattgaacgaagcacggaagagaataggactccgaataaacaaaaaaaaaagacacagttcatgaagaacgcctactgcgaggacggaggagtacaacttgaaggcatccaaatcgtggaaacttcgtcatacgtataccacggacgttctatgaacatggaaaacgacttaaaggaagaactgaatagaagaatgagagcagcatgggcagcattcgcagctgTGAAGCTACGGAGCAaaatcttcgtgcccatctgtttgactcgacagttcttctagcgctctgttacgcagcggagacgtggtcagacaccgctgccacgtctaagaagctacttactacccacagagcccttgagagatgccttctgaagtttcaccggcgcacacaacacctggccggtcttcgcagctccgacttaagaggaatgtcccgtcttcgcgagcCAGCAGAATATgtttcgaaagcaaaacatagatgggcagGTCACATcgtgagaagaatcgacgttAGATGGACTGAaaaaacgctagagtggatcccaagagatgctaaacgccctcgagggtgACCGCCAACGAtatggagtgacgtgttcgctataCGGATATACCAGCTGAAAGATCAGCTgaatacggctcaaggacctcgtcaacgtcaacaacgaaacttgagaacatcttggacaCTGACAATTACGAGGGGTCCAGTGAAGACgtgccatctaagtatctaagtatctaagcagtggctttgattttttccaggctctgacgagggcgataacgccgaaacaaTAGCTGTCTAAAAAATCCCCCTAATTTCTCTAAAACTTTTGGGTGATCTTCATTTGGTCCAGCCCTCATATTCATACCAATActagaaaatcaaagagagttcattttagagaagaaagaaaaaacgttggAAATGATGTAAAGAGGATTGTGAAGAGAGACATTGATAAAGACTATTCGGTGGACTATAATCCTACTGCTGGTGATGAGACCGAAGAGGACGAGAACGATCCGATGCGAACAAAGGTTCCCAACATTTTTCATACCATTGGTTTTAGAATTTAGCGCGGAAATTTGTGAACAGCAGTGAATCACTACGAACCAGGCGTACGCGTGATGTTGTCTaggattttttgaatgaaataagTATTAGGCTTATGCATAAGTCTCCCGTTGCGACTCctttgtgaatattttaaaaacggATAGGTCTGGAGATCGACCGTGTGCACCGTTCCCATCattcgctcgccttcatttCTCGGGCATCTTGTCCGGTCGCTCCCAGGAAAAACTGGAATGAGACTAGAAATAATCTTCGAATGATTGAgcataaaactaaaactaaaaaaagcatATGCATAGGCATAAAACTTATGCATCAACCTAACCGGTAAAAAAGGGCAACGATGAAGGTAAATTGGTGTCCAATAGGAGTAACAACACAACGCAAAGAAATTATGAAGTTCTACAAATATAAACTTTAAGCTCTACTTTTTCCATGCGCAAAAAAGGATAGTTTTTGTTCCTTAACATTTCATATGTCAAGATCTTATGggttcaccttgatcaccttgatttccgttgatcttcgaactggtcgagcgggctccagtaattcttccatttgtcccgatcgggtgccagagtagcccagtggttcctcctttcgcgtgggacacgaagaacatcatatttttctttgaaggacttcgtgaagaaatctgaccatcgggtcggcggtctttccgtagtgcgcttaatatcgcgggtaACCctgtcgctcacggctctggtgtaacggttgtcattaaagcgcatcacgtatccggcccaccttattttacttttcttggcaaacgcggcggcgtctctaatcttcgatcgctgacgtaggaaagaacttcgaatcccgtccctcacttgcgcgaaacaggatactcctagcatcatcTCTCAAATGCGCGTTCAATGATGCTCACCgccttttcttcctgcttggaAAATGctcaggtttccgaagcacaGACCAAAGCAGGAAgcacggtggtgttgaagaggtgcccacggagccggatgttcctggtcttcttcactacatcctcgatgctcttgtgcactccccaagccgctcgcttcctcctgcccagctcgagGGTCAAGTCGTTCAtaatgttcagttcccgacccagataaacgtagctggtgcattcagatatgttcgttccgttgagcgtaattggggcatccgagacccatccgttgcgcatgaacatcgtcttttgcagattcagctgaagaccgatgcatccacatgtttcgtcgaattcggtcagcagtCGTTCCGcgtggctgatgctaggtgttatcagtacgatgtcatcagcaaagcacAAACGGTGTAGCTACCGACCGTCGTTCTTCACTCCcgtgtcgtcccattccaactttcgcattgcgttctcgagggtggctgtgaatattttgggtgaaattgtatcaccatGTCGGactcccctcttcacgtcaatgatgatattcttgtagaattgTGAAAtgccggtcgtgaagttactgcacAACATTCGAAGTACCgtaatgtggtcaatcgtgctgaatcctttccgaaaccctgcttgttcgcatggttgtccttcatccaagactttttcaatcctattaaggatcttgtaaagagcttgtacataacggacagtaagcagattgggcgatagttgtcGATGTCATGTAGATCTCcgtttttatacaacaacacggttttgctggtcttccactgttacCACCTTGCATTCCCAAAGGAAACCTGCAAAGAGCCTCGCCAAAGTGTCGCTGAGTGCTGGCGGAggttcaggtgttctggtctgtCGGAACCGGGTGACGTTCGCTTTCTTACACaaatgatagcatgtcgtatttcggaggagagaacctctggaataaAATGTCCGTCTTCCTTctgatggtgaggaggcaagtggacatggctgtcgaagagatcagagaaaatgtcgtagatgattttctccatcccccttcttgATGCAGTGGCTGTTCCCtctgggttccggagagcagtcatcctcgtcttgcgacggGTGCCtctccccgcctctgcagcttcagccagtacTTCTGCTTTTCTCTCTCTAAGGTCTTTCTTTGTcacctctctgcaaagccttgcgagctcggacgtgagctCTTGGTTCcttgcggctcgtgctgctccgcACTgtcgtatcagctcaagagtttgaagagacaGGAGTCTCTTGGTCGTTTTAAAACTCTTAGCCTTCTTCgcacagtcgtgaaggtgttcaatgagccggtcatattcctcgtcgatgttgtccattgcggaatcttcccaaaagccggctagcgtagcgaagagatcccggTTGATGACAGtgctgggatttctctctctgaacttggcggctttcactgctctccttgtgaaggaaaatcttcctcgatggaggcgatggtccgatccgatagaactttggtacaaaaGCAAGGTCCGtgaggcagaaccttttattgacgatgatgtggtctatttcattacggtaccctccaccgggtgactcccacgtccagcgtagagaggagggcttctggaattgcgagttcccatggatggtcttagtcgtcatgatgaactcggagagcctctctccctggtcattccattgtaggccgtgggtcctgatgtgaagttcctccggcgttcttcttgcgCCAACTtttgcgttgaaatcgccaattatgaccttgtagaaggcagcttgatgttggagcgtaagcgacgaagatagtcaaagctggtgttggaccacatcttctcatccgcagacgtccgattcgggtcgtaagttgttcgaaagagtagatgttctttgccatactcgtgttgacgaggacgccaactccaccaacacttctactgtcgcatgttcctaaaaacagctcttctccagtttcatatgcggcgttgagagggtgacgtcgtctctaCGCCtttgggcaagcacaaggtcgcttttggttcctgattagccccctatccgccaaccggggacgcgccacgtagcctcgcgactaaccggctgtgatgcCTCTAGtaagggagatccgtggatctTATGGGTTATCGACTTAAATTGAAAGTCATGAAATGTTCAGAAAATACAGACATCGGTcgagtctttttcttttcctcggAAATACAGTAAAAACTCCACTATTTTTCGTAGTGGTTTTTTATAGGTGCAGAAGGTTTAATTCACTTAAAAATTAATGCGCTTACAGTGTGGGGTTGAAATGAGtgagaaaagcgaaaaattatGTAAGATTTTCTcgttatttttgttaaaacAACAGCGAAGTCGAATTCCTAATTCCGGCTACCACGTCGGGgcaaatattcattttctaaTGGAATGCCttagatttcttttatttataatagtTACTCTTatattcttctcttctgtTGCTCGGTAAGGGCCCTCAATGTGtacgttgtagaaaaaaaaagaaacccgtTGAAACGCAAGCACGACTGACCGATCCAGGCGGGATCTCTCGTAGccatagtttgcaaatttgaatACGAAGAAAAGACGTACGACAGAGATCTCAGCTTTGCTCAcggagaatgaaaaaatgaaacgaaagaaaagagcaaagtgaaaaaagttctaGGCACCCGACTGCACGTAACACTggcgaaaaaataaagataacatagaaatgttgtaaaaatgaaaataatataacaaaaagAATGTGATAAACATATCCGTTCCAGATAATGGGAGGTGAGAGAGCTGCGAAGGATGAACTGCCGTGGGCTGCTCTTCTTGTGCTTCTTGCGGAGAAAAGTAAGCGTGAACCAGCTGCTAATTTCGAATATTTCAAGtgttatttctatattttttcgtTGTAGGAATATGTGGTGGGACGCTTATATCAAGACGGCACATAATCACAGCTGCTCATTGTTTCTGGAAGTCTGGTTCTCCGGAAGACTCTTGTAGGCAAGTTGCTAAGGATGATCACAAAAATCTCCACTTACTAAgcttgattttgttttcttcctataTTTGAGTGAAGAACGTTTGActgtcatcttttttctttgaatttttttccaaaaaatagaTCTGATTTGTAGCGTTGAGAATATGCTTCCTGAGGGAGACATTCCGACTGGGGCCTTGGTTAGGATCGGTGGTACTTGTCTGTTACCTGACAAAAAACACAACTGTACTGAAGAAGATCTCGGTTACCTGTTCGGCATTAAGAGGTAAGCTTCAACTAACGAGAGTACTTCTGGATTGGAAATACGTTATGAAAAATTCTCTGAAGGTTACTGTATACACACTGTTGTGTTCGCGGCGAATAAGCAGAAAACATGCTTGATAATGAGGATGAATAATGCTATCTATCCTCCTTTTCCTGACTTTTTACTTTCAGAAATTCAGCGCAAATTGTTGCGTACCCTTAGGAAAGTGAAGAAACGTGATGGTttaaaacagcattcaagaaattttgtttgggTTGCTGGTTTCTTTTGAGTTGGAATCAGGCATCGTGGGTTGATCTTTTTCTGAACACTAGTAAAAATGGCTAAAAatggcaagaaaaaatatccagtAGCATAATGAGTTCTAGAGGCAGCAGATTACTTAACGAATAGACAATTTGAACCCACGAATTGAGGACATGAAACCCGGGAAAGTGGACTAAAGGCGAGATGTAGAGACACAGTGAAgcaacagctttttttctagatttacTCCGAGTATGATATTTCATCATAAAGAGGAACGGATAAGTTGTTtgatgttaaaggcatcaccccacgaatttgaggtggtacggatttcaggtggagtattcatatacgggatgggagactatggagaagggagtgattccgtccatttcttgcaaaTCGGCGTGAAAAAagggtccggaagatgcgctctgtgcacacggctggcgcgctccaatcgaactcgttgtagaaagtagcgcgcaggaactctcgaagccgtatcttatATCTATATCACAAATATGAGACATACCGACCATCAGTTACATTTTACCGGGTGCTTCAAGTTTTTTAAAGGTTCTTTATTGCGATCAGATCTTTTTTTGAGGTCGGACGTTTTGACTTATTTCTCTAAACTATTCTCTCCGCTCTATTATTCTGTATAAGATAAACACTTAACCTGAAGGGTTTTTTACAAATTGTGTAGataaaagaagtagaaaagaataaatagaaagattTTCGTAAGGATGGTGGTGCATATTAgttcattttcaataaaaaaaagaatgtccaGGATAATTCTAACTTTTCCAGTATCCGTAAAGGTCCTATAGGGTTCgtggaaaaatttttgcagtttcgGAGAAAACTCAGTAGAAATTCTACTGGTCACAGGAATTGCtctgcttcaaaaaaatcctccCTTCGAACATACTaacagttttttgtttcttgttatCCGAATCGGATTTAAGTGGAACTTATCCTTGAAAAATAGTTGATGCACATAACATACCATTTAAAAGGAACAAATCCCAAACTGATGAGAAACTTatcaactttttgaaaaaggcaCCATTTTCCCctctaaaatgaaaagatttaaaagcatgaaacttttatttttttcagagcatCTTATAGAAGTTTTTTCGAATATCGATGTAGCGGTACACGTGACATCGCTATTCTTGAGCTAACTGCTGACGTTCCTGAACATATCCATCATATTTGTCTTCCTCACATGAACAAGAAGATCGATATAAGTGATTCATCGTTAAGAATGAGCTCATTTGGATGGGGCGGTGACCGTGAGTTTTTCATACCTGtacgtttttttccaattgtATTACATTTACACATATATTTTAAGCAATAAAAAATCTCAGTTCGGTACCATTCCTCCAGAAAGTTATGATCggtaaaattttgatttgattgatgAAGGCAGTATATCAGGAAATTGACGGTGTTGGGATCTTTTCTCGACGCGAAGATGGCGGTAGGGGGTGGCTTATCACgggatcacgctcaattccgagaagtaaacaaaaaaagatgaaacgtCTGGCTTCAATCACCCTGCCTGCGtcactacgttcacttcaatttagaattgtttgaagtttacaaacgtgtaactagtCATTACAATGACTTTAGGGACTACCCAACGTGTCAAGttaatgttttgttgtttttatcctcccagacaactcttgtatcaatttattgatactggagggataaaaggctttgCTGGCACCGTGGCGGTTTCGAACTTCTGGTCGATCGTGCCGTCACAGCCGGAACTTCTTCTGCGCTATACTCTTCCTTTGAGTTCTTCAAGcacgtcagaaaaaaaaacgtgagaaGTAGCCTCAGTGTGAAATGTCTCCCGACGATGTAATCAGATGTGCGATAAAACTTGAGCTATTCCATCGCCGCTCGAATTCGGCAATCCAACCAATGCAACCAAAGTAAGCACCAAAATTTGTTTCAGCAGCACAATTGGCGGCACACGCTGCGGATTCCCCCTTCGTCTTActacccgtaataagttgcatcgttcaGGAAACGGGGTCTTAGAACGCCCAAAACTCAACTTTTCCTTACAAAGTTTTAAAGTTTAAGTAAGAGAATTGAGCATAGCACTATACTTGCAGTCGTGAACTATGCGCACTCATGCAACTGTCTTTTTCCTCTGAGATCGGAACACtgtcatggtatgctgccttcagaCAGAAACAATTTTGAGTTGTTTCGAGTTCTTACTGGTTTAAGGTGTGAAAATGACTGAAAAGGAATGCAAAAGTTCCTTCCCCGAAAAGTTGGACGACACTTTCTGCACCTTTGAACGTCCCGACCGAAACGTTTGCCATGTGGGTGTTTGcgtttttttacagatttttttttgaattaaacttAGATATATAtagatttttctaaataagGTTGTGCTTGGAAAAGTAGTAGTAGGATCACTCGGTAGATGTCTTTCAACTAACGAAAAACAAGGTTATAGTCGAATCAAAACCACGTGGAcgacggtgcagttgcgtaagcgggagCGCTCAATGCGGTGC
This window of the Necator americanus strain Aroian chromosome III, whole genome shotgun sequence genome carries:
- a CDS encoding hypothetical protein (NECATOR_CHRIII.G9710.T1); protein product: MRFLLCILFSAFLITALKSAIAKDVYDPTTCGLPGPGFKGNELKAEERKNVGNDVKRIVKRDIDKDYSVDYNPTAGDETEEDENDPMRTKIMGGERAAKDELPWAALLVLLAEKRICGGTLISRRHIITAAHCFWKSGSPEDSCSVENMLPEGDIPTGALVRIGGTCLLPDKKHNCTEEDLGYLFGIKRASYRSFFEYRCSGTRDIAILELTADVPEHIHHICLPHMNKKIDISDSSLRMSSFGWGGDPIKNLSSVPFLQKVMIGVKMTEKECKSSFPEKLDDTFCTFERPDRNVCHGDSGGGITARIDGRTYLAGVVSFGSSCDDLQSGRAKPEAQVNTDVTKYAALIDSWLGTKKSK
- a CDS encoding hypothetical protein (NECATOR_CHRIII.G9711.T1), translating into MVLIQKDFCYRQRRGKEVIYDDCVLKDSLSLVSWHIEEGPKVEYEKLLRGLRDCADRASKPGTTKFDRISKTTKELFERRRALRRFDPNAPHIERLLANTRSRKVVAGGSFEIHAKEYSGTSTKKNESKEVPQGSPRIKYSASSLAERRQDSHLFSW
- a CDS encoding hypothetical protein (NECATOR_CHRIII.G9712.T1), whose product is MKPGTAPGPDFISADFLRAGGHPLHVIFAAHMTSYPQKLRIPDQWKTSRTVLIHKKGDLRNYRPICLLSVLYKVFTKIILTRISRTMDEAQPQEQAGFRQGFSCLDHNQTVSRVIEICREYRLPIVLTFVEHEKEFDSVEANAILSALLDQSVDALHVRTLANCYNR
- a CDS encoding hypothetical protein (NECATOR_CHRIII.G9713.T1), with translation MGSIRSCEATEQNLRAHLFDSTVLLALCYAAETWSDTAATSKKLLTTHRALERCLLKFHRRTQHLAGLRSSDLRGMSRLREPAEYVSKAKHRWAGHIVRRIDVRWTEKTLEWIPRDAKRPRG
- a CDS encoding hypothetical protein (NECATOR_CHRIII.G9714.T1), with translation MMLGVSCFAQVRDGIRSSFLRQRSKIRDAAAFAKKSKIRWAGYVMRFNDNRYTRAVSDRVTRDIKRTTERPPTRWSDFFTKSFKEKYDVLRVPRERRNHWATLAPDRDKWKNYWSPLDQFEDQRKSR
- a CDS encoding hypothetical protein (NECATOR_CHRIII.G9715.T1); its protein translation is MTTKTIHGNSQFQKPSSLRWTWESPGGGYRNEIDHIIVNKRERNPSTVINRDLFATLAGFWEDSAMDNIDEEYDRLIEHLHDCAKKAKSFKTTKRLLSLQTLELIRQCGAARAARNQELTSELARLCREVTKKDLRERKAEVLAEAAEAGRGTRRKTRMTALRNPEGTATASRRGMEKIIYDIFSDLFDSHVHLPPHHQKEDGHFIPEVLSSEIRHAIICVRKRTSPGSDRPEHLNLRQHSATLWRGSLQVSFGNARWIEKVLDEGQPCEQAGFRKGFSTIDHITVLRMLCSNFTTGISQFYKNIIIDVKRGVRHGDTISPKIFTATLENAMRKLEWDDTGVKNDGRHAERLLTEFDETCGCIGLQLNLQKTMFMRNGWVSDAPITLNGTNISECTSYVYLGRELNIMNDLTLELGRRKRAAWGVHKSIEDVVKKTRNIRLRGHLFNTTVLPALVCASET
- a CDS encoding hypothetical protein (NECATOR_CHRIII.G9710.T2) — translated: MGGERAAKDELPWAALLVLLAEKRICGGTLISRRHIITAAHCFWKSGSPEDSCSVENMLPEGDIPTGALVRIGGTCLLPDKKHNCTEEDLGYLFGIKRASYRSFFEYRCSGTRDIAILELTADVPEHIHHICLPHMNKKIDISDSSLRMSSFGWGGDPIKNLSSVPFLQKVMIGVKMTEKECKSSFPEKLDDTFCTFERPDRNVCHGDSGGGITARIDGRTYLAGVVSFGSSCDDLQSGRAKPEAQVNTDVTKYAALIDSWLGTKKSK